The Legionella jordanis genomic sequence TGCTTTATTCGATCAAAGCCGAAGAAAACCTAATCTAAAAAATAGAGTAGAAGAAGCAATTGAACTCTCGGTAAGGGAGTATGCGATCGCATTTCCAGCCCATGGTCAGCTTCGTACGAGCAATGAGCTTCGTAAACGGGGTATTTTTGTTTCTCCAAGTGGAGTTCGTAGCATTTGGCTGCGATATGAGCTTGCCAATTTTAAAGACCGCTTAAAAGCATTAGAGGCTAAAGTAGCTTCTGAAGGAATTATATTGACGGAAGCGCAGGTCGTAGCTTTGGAGAAAAAGAAATTTGATGATGAGGCATGTGGTGAAATCGAAACAGCACATCCTGGTTACCTCGGCTCGCAAGATACTTTTTATGTGGGTACGCTTAAAGGAGTCGGTCGCATTTATCAGCAAACTTTTGTTGATACCTATAGTAAAGTGGCATTTGCCAAGCTTTATACGACTAAAACGCCAATTACTTCAGCAGATTTACTGAACGATAAGGTTTTACCCTTCTTCGAACAACACGATTTACCTATACTGCGTATTTTAACAGATAGGGGTACTGAATATTGTGGCAAGGTAGAACAGCATGATTATCAGCTTTATTTGGCAATTAATAACATTGACCATACAAAGACAAAAGCAAATTCACCCCAAACAAATGGGATTTGTGAACGTTTTCATAAAACGATTTTACAGGAGTTTTATCAAGTAACATTCCGAAAGAAAATTTACGAATCAATCGATGAATTGCAAAAAGATCTGGACGAATGGATGGATTACTATAATAATCAACGTACTCATCAGGGTAAAATGTGTTGTGGACGTACTCCAATGCAAACTTTGATAGAGGCTAAACAAATCTGGATGGAAAAATTTATAAACTAAATTTGACCTGACAGACACTTCTTAAAAACCGGTAACTGTCAGATCAAGTTGGAACTACTACAAATGACTGGACCATTGCCAGCAATCAGCAATCAGCAATCAGCAATCAGCACTAGATTTTCCCTTATTTTCATTTTGCTCCATTATATTTTACTGTGTTTCTTTCCTTTACCCAGGGACTTGTCTCATCTCTTTGCTCAGTTTTTATCCTATGCTACGCGTTCGTGCATTCACTCCCATGTTATGCCAATCGATTGCCGCTGACTGCTTCCTATTTTCACATAATAAATCGTTTTTACTTTGCAAGGAGCGCTTATGAAGTATCGTTTATTTCTTTCTATAGCAACAGCCAGTGTGTTGGGAAGTACAGCCTTTGCGGGCACCATGGGGCCTGTTATGTCTTCCAGGGACTGGACCTGGGTTGGTTCTGTGAGCGCGGGGCCCGTTTGGGCAAGAGGCGGTGAGACGCAGACTTTTTTTCTGGCCCCAGAAATTGAAAAGACGTATGCGGCTAGAAAATCCACCAATGCTATTGCCTCGGGCGAGCTGTTTGTAGGCATACAAAAATCATTGACTTCTCAATGGTTAGGGCAATTGGGATTGGCGGCCGCCGCTACTGGCAATGCCAAACTGCAGGGTGTGATATGGGATGATGCCGACCCTCAATTTGATAATTACAGCTACCTTTACAAAGTCCGAAACTCTCGCGTGGCAGTAAAAGGCAAGCTGTTACTTGATAAAGGCTATTGGGTTATGCCCTGGGTGAGCGCAAGCCTAGGTGTTGGCTTTAACCGTGTCCATGATTTTACGAATACGCCTTTGATTTTTGAGGCGCTGCCTAATAATAACTTTGAAGACCACACGAAAACAGCCTTCACCTACACGCTGGGTGCTGGCGTGCAAAAACCCATCAGCGAACATTGGCAATTGGGGGTTGGTTATGAGTTTGCCGACTGGGGTAAAAGCGAACTGGGACGTGCTTTTGGGCAGACCATGAATTCAGGATTAGCGCTCAATCACCTCTACACTAATGGCGTATTGTTTAACCTCACTTATGTGGCTTAAGGATAGAAACCATGCAAAAAACTATCAAAAATACTTTAATGAATAGGATACTGGCTTTCTTGTGGTTAGGACTCATGATGACAACGGCTTATGCAGGGACCCCATTGTGGACCTTTGAGCCACTGACAGCCACCACGATTGCAGTGCCTGCCAATGGTACCGCCATGGTGCAATATCGAGTCACCAATCAATCCAGCAAGCCACACACCTTAAGCATGCAGCCCATTCGGGGCATTGCGCAAATCACTACAGGGCTCAATGTGTGCGGCAATCCTTTTGTGCTCAGAGGCAAGAATTCCTGCGTACTGTCTTTACAGATAAATGGCAGTCAGTTAAATGGCCCCATTACGGGTGGTCCCGTGGTTTGCCAGCAAGGAAACCCCAATCAGTGTTATCGGCCAGGTAGCGCCAATATTTTGCGCATCACCCAGGCGCCACCGATAACGGATGCGGTGATTACCGTCATAGGGTCTCCTTTAACACTCACGGTAAATGGTCCAATGGGGCAGCTCACGATTACCAACACGACCCTTGAGGTGGCAGCCACCAACATCACCTCCAATTTCACAGGGACAGCGTTGGATGGCAATGTCACCGAAACAGGCAATACCTGTGCGAATGTGCCGCCAGGAGGCAGTTGTACACTGACTTACACGCCAGGCAACACGGTGGTACCGCAAACGAATTTCACCATCCAGGGCACCAATACCAATGCACTGGCAGCAGCCATTGCCATTCAATCAGGCAGTACGCTGACCGCCATCAACCCAAACTCAGGAACGGCATCAGGGGGAACGGGTTTTACCTTAACGGGGACTGGTTTAACAGGTGCCACGAGTGTCACCTTTGATGGAGTAGCAGCAACCAGTGTTAATGTCGTCGACTCTACGACGGTAACCGGGGTCACGCCTGCCCATGTTGCAGGAGCTGTCGATGTCGTGATTAATACGCCGGCGGGTGGTGCCACACTGGCTAATGGCTATACTTATATGGCCACCGCAGTCGGACAGTCGGCTTTTGGTGGCACGATTGCTTGCCTGAACGGGGGATTGAACAATCTGATTGCCGCCACTGCCGATAACAGCACAGCTATTCAATGGGGAGGATTTGGTGTGGCTGTTGGTGCTGTGGCGCAAAGCAATACCGACGGTGCCAGTAATACCGCAGCCATTGTTGCCTGCTTAACAGGGCCTGGAGGTGGCGCAGGCTGTCCAATGAATATTAATGCCAACACTTACGCTGCGGGAATTTGCAGTAACTTTGAAGTGGATTCTCAAGGCAATACCCCTTGTCAGGCAGGAAACACCTGCTATGACGATTGGTTTTTGCCAGCATCACCGGCTGTATCTGGTATTCCGGCAAACCCAACATCCCAGCTAGACTGTTTGTGGTTTAACAGAAATGCCATTGGCGGTTTTTCCGATGTCGGCTACTGGAGTTCTACCGAGTTTTCCGGCAACCCTACGTTCTTCGCCTGGGACCAGTTCTTCGACAGTGGCTTCCAGCTCGACGACGTTAAGTTCTTCGATCTTCGGGTTAGGTGTGTCCGGGCTTTTACCCCTTAAACCCTTTATCCCTTTTCTTTTGAGGCAGCTTAGCTGCCTCATGATTTTTTAAAAGATGAATGAGTTGGATTTTGTGAATGGCTTTCTATACGGAGTTACCGGTTTACAAGGACAGTTACCAGCTGGTGTTAAAGGTGTTTGAAGAAACAAAGAATTTCCCAAGGGAATACAAATACACCCTGGGCCAGGACATGAAGCGCGATGCCCTTCATTTGCTTCGTTGTATTTACCGGGCCAACAAGCATCAAAACAGAGTAGAGCATTTGGAGGCGTTTTTAGATGAGTTGGAGTTATTGAAACTGGAAATTCGCCTCTGTGTTGAGATGAAACTGATATCACTTAAAAGGCAAGCCCTGTTAAGTGAACTCTTGACACGCATAGGCAAACAGGTGACCGGCTGGCGTAATGCCAGTCGATAAGCCGGAATCATGGGTGTTATGGCATTCATGAGCGAGCATGCTTTTGTTTAAAAGCGATAAAGGGACTGCCTCGGCAGTTGATTCGCGTCAGTACAAGGAGCCTTGTGCTGACCAAAACGCCTTTATTGATTGTTTAGGGCGGTTTTTCCAATGACAACTACTGGAGTTCTACCGAGTTTTCCGGCAACCCTACGAATAACGCCTGGAACCAGAACTTCAACAATGGCAACCAGAACGACGACAATAAGAACAACAATCTTCGGGTTAGGTGTGTCCGGGGTTTTAAACAAAGCAAAGTCACAATCGGTGTGGGCATTAACAGGCCCACACCACTTTATTGGGATAAGCTATGGGAGAAAAAGAGCATAACCATAGGGAGCACGGCGCGACACCGGAATCCTTGTTCCAGGCCTATTTTGATTGCCGCAAGAACAAACGCAATACCATGAATGCGCTCCGCTTTGAAACGGATTATGAAAGCAATATCATCGCTTTGCGAGAGGAGCTCAATTCCGGCACCTGGCATCCTGGACGCTCCATTGCTTTTGTGATTGATAAACCGGTGAAACGCGAAATCTTTGCAGCAGACTTTCGTGACCGTGTGGTGCATCACTGGTTAATTAATCAATTGAATCCGCTGTTTGAGAAAACCTTTATTTATGACAGCTATGCGAGCCGCAAAGGACGAGGCGCGCATCTGGGGATTGCACGTGCCGCACAATTTATCCGCAAATGCTCCTTAAATTACCAAAGAGACTGCTACGTGCTAAAACTCGATATCATGAGTTTTTTCATCCGCATTAATCGACGTATTCTCTGGGAAGGCCTTCGCTGCTTTATCGAGAGGCATTATAACCAATCCGATAAGAAATTAATCCTGGAGGTAGCCAGAAAAATCGTTGAAAATGAGCCAACAAGCCACTGTTTTATCAAGGGGAAACGGCGTGATTGGCAGGATTTCCCCAAAGACAAGAGCCTTTTTTATGCCAGACACTACTGCGGACTGCCGATTGGAAACCTCACAAGCCAGGTGTTTGCCAATTTTTATTTAAATCCTTTTGACCATTATATCAAACACGATTTGGGTGTGCGTTTCTATGGCCGTTACGTCGATGATTTTCTTCTGGTGCACGAAGATAAAATGTTTTTAAAATCACTCATACCTCAAATGGAGCGGTTTTTGCAAGAAGAGCTCGAACTCGAGCTTCATCCGCGCAAGCGATACCTGCAGCATTATTGCAAAGGCATTCCTTTTCTTGGGGTGATTCTCAAACCACACTGCATCTATGCCGGTCGTCGCATCAAAGGAAACTTTTATGACGCCATTACAAAGCATAATGCAGTAGCTAAAGACCATAAACCCACGAAAGAGGAGCAAATGGCCTTTTTATGTTCTATCAACTCTTATCTTGGGATTTTAAGTCATTACCAGACGTATCGCCTAAGAAAAGGCATGCTCAAAAAGCACTTATCCATTTGGTGGTGGAATTTGATGTTTTTCAGTGGCGGATGCGCCAAGTTGGTGGCTAAACAAAGAACGGCACGATAAAGAGGATATAAGTAAACAATGAGTTTAGATGTAGATGGCTTCGATGAACCGGTCGCAGGTGACAGCGTCACCATTGCAATCAGCAATGACCATCGCCTGATGAAGCTGGCCCAGAAACTTCCCTGGGAGGAGATGCTGAAATTAGTATTGCCCGATTTACAACGTACGGATAGAAAACATTGGTGGATGGGTAGGCCCTTGCGCATACGCATTCATCTTGGTGTTTATATTTTACAACAGATGTTTAATCTCACTGACCGTGCAACAGAACAACAAGTACGAGATAATGCCGCCTTTCAATTGTTTTGTGGTTATGGCCTCATCAAGAAATGGCATGCGCCAGACCATACCAAAATTGAGGCATTTCGTTCTCGATTAAGCCCTGAAACGCAGCGCCGACTTGCCAATTTGATAACACAACAAGCCGTTAAACTAAATTACGCTAATCCCCAGGTGCTTGATATTGACTCTACCGTGCAAGAAGCTAATATAGCCTATCCCGCAATTGCCAATTTATTGGTCAAGGTTGCTGTTCTTGCGTCAAAGGTTGGAAAAGGACTGAATCAATTGTGCTGTGGTGGCATAAAGCGTTACCATGTTGGGCTAAGCAATTTAAAACAAATCGCACTGTATTATTTTAATTTGAAACGTAAGGATGTTGGTGAGGGTATATTATCCGTGGTGCTTCAGCGGTTATGGCGTGAAACGTATGCCGATGTACTGCCTATCTTAAATGATATCTATTTGTTTGGTAATCAGTTGGCATCGGGTAAATATTGGTCGCTTCGCCGCTCTGTCGAGACGCTGAGCTGGCGCGGGACTATGTTATTACAGAATGTACATGGTTATCTTTTTGAAGGCATTATCAATACATCGATTTCTTCATTGCATGCTTATGAAGTCGGCTGTTTTAACAAAGGTAAATTAAATAAAGGAGTGCAGTTTGGTCGCGCTTATCAATTAGGACGTATTGGGGGTAATTTTCTTTTTGTTGGCGAATGCACGTCTACTTATATGCCAGATGCCCAGTCTTTACCGATGATGCTCAATACTCATGAGTATCTTTTTGGAAAGGGGTTGCTGGCATCGGTTGCGACAGATAAAGGATATTATTCATTGAACAACGAACAACTATTGATTGAAAAAGGCGTCCTTGATATTCAATTACCCCGTCCTGATAGGACGCTCAATGCGGCTCGTGAAACAACGCCATGGACAATCAGGCAGTTATTGCATCATCGACGTGCTGGTATTGAGCCTTTGATTGGTCACACGAAACAGGGCGGCCAATTGGGCAGAAGCCGCATGAAATCTGATGCAACCACTAAAAGCGCTGGTTACGCCGCTGTATTTGGATTCAATTTAAGGCAGCTTACTCGTTGTCTTGCAGGCGAGGTACGTCCAAAAGTTGATGTAGTGAATAATATTGCAGCAAATAATGCAAATATTATCGAAAAAATGAGCATGCAATTGGCATGATTGAGATGGATGGGTTCACTCTGATTTTAGCCAGGCGTTAATGCGTTAAATTAGGATTTATCGATTATTTTGTAAGCAAATCATTTCGCGACAGCGACGAGATAAGCATCATCGATTGGGGAGAAACTGTGATTAGCCACCCATTTTTCTCGCTTAATACTTGCTTATGGAATCTGACTTATTTCCACAATATGAAGCAAGATGACATGCAGTATCAAGCACTGCAACAAATCTGCATTTCGCCCTGGTTAGGCAACCATGAAAAACGCGATCTGATAACGGCTTTTAACATCGCCAATGAGCTTTTGGGTGTTTTCGCTGCCTTAGGGTACAAGTTCATGTATGAGGCAACGGCCAACCAATCAAAAACCGTCCAAGACGAACATCCTGGCTCGATAGCAGGTTGTTTAAGAAGCTTCTTGCAGCAGGCAAGCAAATAGCTAGTGTGCCTCTGATGTTTTCTGCGTCACTGCAAATTTCCCAGCAGTGACGTAGGAATATCCAACATCTTTGGGCCTTCCCTACCGAGCCTCAAAAAGCCATTTATCCTGACCCACCGGATAAGCAAGCATGCGCATGCTTACCGAAACGGCACGATAAAAACGAGTTACCTGACCCCCATTAATCAGTTTTTAATCCCCTGAAATTTGGGTACAACCTATGAATTGTGCTATTATTTGCCTCTTTTAATTGAATAAAATTATAATTTGGTAGGTAGGGTAATTTCCATGACGCAACAGATATTGTATTTAGAATCATTGCCAGTTCATGCCTACCAAGATTTAAATTTCGCAATTTTCGTAAAAAATTTGAACGGATCTTATCTCTGGGGAAATGGTTTTTTTATTAGCAAATCAGCTGGATTTCAATCGCTTAGCGAAATTTATTATAAGCAAGACCATCATTTTGTATGGCACCATTATGCAGATCAACTTAGAAAGAATGATCAAATGCTGTTTGAAAATGGTGAGAGTTTAAGTGCTTATGAACAAATATTACGTCATGATGGAAGGATTGTTAATATAATCAGTAAGAAGAGTCCTCTATTTGATAAAGGACTCAATATAATTGGCCTTGTTGGCTTTAGTATTGAATTACCTCAATCGAACATTATAAAGGTCGTAACTCCCAGGGAGTACGAGATATTATCGGTACTATCTGATGGTTATACTGATAAACAAATAGCAAAGAAATTAAGTATTTCTCCAAGAACTGTTGAAGCTCATATTAATAATTCGAAACAAAAATTAGGTGTTAAAACGCGTGCGGAATTAATAGCTCAATTTTCACGTGTGTATCCGTGATTTCACGAAGTTAAAATTATTTCACCACTCCTTAAAATTACTCTGCCTACAACACTAGGTTATAAATTTATTAATAAAAAAAATGGGAGTTAAGGACTATGAAATTAAACATTAGAACTTATGCAGTCATGATGAGTTTATCATTAGCAAGCCATATAGCATTTGCAGAAAACACTATAACTTATCAAAATACGCGTGGTTCAATACTAGAACTGAATTTTAATAAACAAAATACTCTAACAGGGGCCTTTACAACTGCTGTTGCCTCCAAGGAATGTCAGGATGTAATTGGTTTAGCAAGACCAATCATTGGTTATATTGATGGGACTGCCATAACCTTCAGTGTTAACTACCCAACATGTGGTTCCGTGGTTACCCTGACAGGGCATATTAATTCGAATAAAGATAAAATTGATACAATTGCAATTATTGCACACCAAATGTCTAGCATTACTGAAGGCCCAGGATCTCAATTCATCTCACAGGATACATTTATCAAAAGCAAGGACTAAATATAAATATTTGCTGTACCTAGCTGCGTCACTGCAATTTCCCAGCAGTGACGCAGAAAAATCACCTTGATTTTACCGCGTAAAATCAACACATTTCAGCATTTTGTCCGATCCCGCCAATCGGGATTGGACAAAATTCTTTCCAAAATACCTTGCGAAGCAAGCACCGCTTTGCTAATTTGGAATCAAGCATGACTGATGAGCTTGTGAAATTCCGGCGAAACGTCAACCGACGTCTTATGCTAAGCCACTTCATTCCCTAACCCCGTGGCTGGACGTTCAGTAGGGAAAACCATCTAGGAATCTCTGTCATCCGACAGGGCAACTCCCTCGGGAGTTTAAGTCAATTTATTTCAATTTGACCATGGACTTGTATGACAAGAGCCATTGTCTTGTCGTTTTTATTAATCATCAAAACAAGGAGAAAATAAGCACCCAAAAACTGTTGTAAATCGGCGAGATCGTTTGCCTTATAACGATTGATTTGCCCCCCACTTCGAGCTTAATGGCTTTGGCCAGGTTTCATCTTTGAGTGAGCCGCTCGTTCAACACTAAACCAAAGACAGGGCAAATAAATTTTTATCGGATGGGATGATGAGAAAATACAGCTTAAGACAAACTGCCAATCAATACTTAAAGCTCGGCAATCAAGGCAGCTACAAAGTCAAAAAACAACGGGCATATGTTATTCGTAAAATGATCGATGATCTCTATAGCATTGGTGATGTGCCATCTTCCTGGAAGAGCATCCAATCGCATCATATTCACCAACTGGTAGCTCATTGGAAAAAGAGTAAAATACGTACCAGCACTATAATGAATCACATGACTATAGTCAGGCATTATCTAACCAGCATAGATTGCCCCATTCCCAATATAGACAATAAATCCCTGCAACTCAGCAAAGTTACCAAGAAACGTAAAAGAAAACTCAAAATCCAGCACGACCACTGGCACTCATGGGACAATCCAATACAACGTCTCATCATGGCATTACAAACAGAATTTGGTCTGACCTTCAAAGAGGCCATTTATATCAAACCTGAAATTAACATCCAAGATGACAGCATCTGGATAACCAGGAATATTGCATTTAATTCCTTAGATAGAACAATTCCTATCAGATTTGAAATGCAAAAAGCAATCCTCGATGAAATCAAAGAGCTGACTGACGGTAA encodes the following:
- a CDS encoding outer membrane protein — its product is MKYRLFLSIATASVLGSTAFAGTMGPVMSSRDWTWVGSVSAGPVWARGGETQTFFLAPEIEKTYAARKSTNAIASGELFVGIQKSLTSQWLGQLGLAAAATGNAKLQGVIWDDADPQFDNYSYLYKVRNSRVAVKGKLLLDKGYWVMPWVSASLGVGFNRVHDFTNTPLIFEALPNNNFEDHTKTAFTYTLGAGVQKPISEHWQLGVGYEFADWGKSELGRAFGQTMNSGLALNHLYTNGVLFNLTYVA
- a CDS encoding IPT/TIG domain-containing protein, with the translated sequence MQKTIKNTLMNRILAFLWLGLMMTTAYAGTPLWTFEPLTATTIAVPANGTAMVQYRVTNQSSKPHTLSMQPIRGIAQITTGLNVCGNPFVLRGKNSCVLSLQINGSQLNGPITGGPVVCQQGNPNQCYRPGSANILRITQAPPITDAVITVIGSPLTLTVNGPMGQLTITNTTLEVAATNITSNFTGTALDGNVTETGNTCANVPPGGSCTLTYTPGNTVVPQTNFTIQGTNTNALAAAIAIQSGSTLTAINPNSGTASGGTGFTLTGTGLTGATSVTFDGVAATSVNVVDSTTVTGVTPAHVAGAVDVVINTPAGGATLANGYTYMATAVGQSAFGGTIACLNGGLNNLIAATADNSTAIQWGGFGVAVGAVAQSNTDGASNTAAIVACLTGPGGGAGCPMNINANTYAAGICSNFEVDSQGNTPCQAGNTCYDDWFLPASPAVSGIPANPTSQLDCLWFNRNAIGGFSDVGYWSSTEFSGNPTFFAWDQFFDSGFQLDDVKFFDLRVRCVRAFTP
- a CDS encoding four helix bundle protein; the encoded protein is MAFYTELPVYKDSYQLVLKVFEETKNFPREYKYTLGQDMKRDALHLLRCIYRANKHQNRVEHLEAFLDELELLKLEIRLCVEMKLISLKRQALLSELLTRIGKQVTGWRNASR
- a CDS encoding reverse transcriptase domain-containing protein, producing MGEKEHNHREHGATPESLFQAYFDCRKNKRNTMNALRFETDYESNIIALREELNSGTWHPGRSIAFVIDKPVKREIFAADFRDRVVHHWLINQLNPLFEKTFIYDSYASRKGRGAHLGIARAAQFIRKCSLNYQRDCYVLKLDIMSFFIRINRRILWEGLRCFIERHYNQSDKKLILEVARKIVENEPTSHCFIKGKRRDWQDFPKDKSLFYARHYCGLPIGNLTSQVFANFYLNPFDHYIKHDLGVRFYGRYVDDFLLVHEDKMFLKSLIPQMERFLQEELELELHPRKRYLQHYCKGIPFLGVILKPHCIYAGRRIKGNFYDAITKHNAVAKDHKPTKEEQMAFLCSINSYLGILSHYQTYRLRKGMLKKHLSIWWWNLMFFSGGCAKLVAKQRTAR
- a CDS encoding transposase, with the translated sequence MSLDVDGFDEPVAGDSVTIAISNDHRLMKLAQKLPWEEMLKLVLPDLQRTDRKHWWMGRPLRIRIHLGVYILQQMFNLTDRATEQQVRDNAAFQLFCGYGLIKKWHAPDHTKIEAFRSRLSPETQRRLANLITQQAVKLNYANPQVLDIDSTVQEANIAYPAIANLLVKVAVLASKVGKGLNQLCCGGIKRYHVGLSNLKQIALYYFNLKRKDVGEGILSVVLQRLWRETYADVLPILNDIYLFGNQLASGKYWSLRRSVETLSWRGTMLLQNVHGYLFEGIINTSISSLHAYEVGCFNKGKLNKGVQFGRAYQLGRIGGNFLFVGECTSTYMPDAQSLPMMLNTHEYLFGKGLLASVATDKGYYSLNNEQLLIEKGVLDIQLPRPDRTLNAARETTPWTIRQLLHHRRAGIEPLIGHTKQGGQLGRSRMKSDATTKSAGYAAVFGFNLRQLTRCLAGEVRPKVDVVNNIAANNANIIEKMSMQLA
- a CDS encoding LuxR C-terminal-related transcriptional regulator, with the protein product MTQQILYLESLPVHAYQDLNFAIFVKNLNGSYLWGNGFFISKSAGFQSLSEIYYKQDHHFVWHHYADQLRKNDQMLFENGESLSAYEQILRHDGRIVNIISKKSPLFDKGLNIIGLVGFSIELPQSNIIKVVTPREYEILSVLSDGYTDKQIAKKLSISPRTVEAHINNSKQKLGVKTRAELIAQFSRVYP
- a CDS encoding avidin/streptavidin family protein yields the protein MKLNIRTYAVMMSLSLASHIAFAENTITYQNTRGSILELNFNKQNTLTGAFTTAVASKECQDVIGLARPIIGYIDGTAITFSVNYPTCGSVVTLTGHINSNKDKIDTIAIIAHQMSSITEGPGSQFISQDTFIKSKD
- a CDS encoding phage integrase N-terminal domain-containing protein — encoded protein: MRKYSLRQTANQYLKLGNQGSYKVKKQRAYVIRKMIDDLYSIGDVPSSWKSIQSHHIHQLVAHWKKSKIRTSTIMNHMTIVRHYLTSIDCPIPNIDNKSLQLSKVTKKRKRKLKIQHDHWHSWDNPIQRLIMALQTEFGLTFKEAIYIKPEINIQDDSIWITRNIAFNSLDRTIPIRFEMQKAILDEIKELTDGKSIAEFNDYEDTKIAWRKTLKKHALPINKAYRYLYAKQMAQYLLPLLGKYEAFWVIRSEMGIKSRDSLWRYLNE